Proteins encoded in a region of the Acidobacteriota bacterium genome:
- a CDS encoding SIMPL domain-containing protein — MSEMRSPIWQNGGLAIAIAMVLSALIFGWFYSAAKRGDEAITVTGSAKKRITSDLVLWNAGIAAQSPQLADAYRQLADNIPRIKQYLLQKGIAEDQMTVSAISTNTLKRRDSEGNDTGEITGYTLSQQIEVRSNDVQKIAQIAREATELINQGILIESKTPQYYYTKIGDLKIEMLGEAAKDAKERAERIAQSTGNSIGSVRSAKMGVLQITAADSTEVSDYGMYDTSTIEKDMTAVVNVSFEVD; from the coding sequence ATGAGTGAAATGAGATCTCCGATCTGGCAAAATGGCGGACTGGCCATCGCGATCGCGATGGTGCTCTCCGCCTTGATCTTCGGCTGGTTCTATTCCGCGGCGAAACGCGGCGACGAGGCGATAACCGTTACCGGGTCCGCCAAAAAGCGAATCACGTCGGACCTTGTTTTATGGAACGCCGGCATTGCGGCCCAGTCGCCGCAGCTCGCCGATGCCTATCGCCAGCTTGCCGACAACATTCCGCGGATCAAGCAGTATCTCTTGCAAAAGGGCATCGCTGAGGACCAGATGACCGTTTCGGCCATCTCGACCAATACGCTCAAACGCCGCGACTCGGAAGGAAACGACACCGGCGAGATAACCGGCTACACCCTCTCGCAACAGATCGAGGTTCGGTCCAACGATGTGCAAAAGATCGCCCAGATCGCCCGCGAGGCAACGGAGCTTATCAACCAGGGCATTCTTATCGAATCAAAGACGCCGCAGTATTACTACACGAAGATCGGCGACTTGAAGATAGAAATGCTCGGCGAGGCCGCCAAGGACGCCAAGGAACGCGCCGAGCGGATCGCACAATCGACCGGCAACTCCATCGGCTCCGTCCGCTCGGCAAAGATGGGCGTGCTCCAGATAACCGCCGCCGACTCGACCGAGGTCTCAGACTATGGAATGTACGACACCTCGACCATAGAAAAGGACATGACCGCTGTCGTCAACGTAAGCTTCGAGGTCGATTGA